A section of the Bacillus pumilus genome encodes:
- a CDS encoding 2-hydroxyacid dehydrogenase — protein sequence MTPHIFVAKPLPASFEELLKEHCTYEVWQSKDPIPKDILFQKLQHADGLLTSGTKIDQELLDHAPKLKVVSNNSVGYDNFDIEVMRQRGVIGTHTPHTLDHTVADLAFSLILSSARRIAELDRFIREGNWTKFVQEEDIFGIDVHHQSLGIIGMGRIGEQVAKRAAHGFDMNVLYHNRSRNEKAESAYGALYCTLDDLLKQADIIVLITPLTDETYHMIGERELKLMKQTALFVNISRGKTVDEKSLIQALQEGWIKGAGLDVFEQEPLQENHPFKEMNNVTLVPHIGSATETTRDLMLKRAIHNVIHGIDGKAPIDIVKELA from the coding sequence TTGACACCACACATTTTTGTCGCCAAACCATTACCCGCCTCATTTGAGGAATTACTAAAGGAACACTGTACATACGAGGTGTGGCAATCCAAAGACCCCATTCCAAAAGATATTTTGTTTCAAAAACTGCAGCATGCTGATGGTCTTTTAACGTCTGGAACGAAAATCGATCAAGAGCTATTAGATCACGCTCCCAAACTTAAGGTAGTGAGCAATAACTCTGTTGGCTATGACAATTTCGATATAGAAGTGATGAGGCAAAGAGGCGTAATTGGGACGCACACGCCCCATACACTCGACCATACTGTCGCAGACCTTGCATTTTCACTCATTCTTTCCTCTGCACGAAGAATTGCCGAGCTTGATCGTTTTATCCGTGAGGGGAATTGGACGAAATTTGTACAGGAAGAAGATATTTTTGGCATCGATGTCCATCATCAATCGCTTGGCATTATTGGCATGGGACGAATCGGAGAGCAAGTCGCCAAACGAGCTGCTCATGGTTTTGATATGAATGTCCTGTATCATAACCGCAGCCGGAATGAAAAGGCTGAATCAGCATATGGCGCTTTATATTGCACACTTGATGACTTGTTAAAACAAGCTGATATCATTGTCTTGATTACACCGCTGACCGATGAAACGTATCATATGATTGGCGAACGAGAATTGAAGTTAATGAAGCAAACGGCTTTATTTGTAAACATCTCCCGCGGGAAAACAGTGGATGAAAAAAGCCTCATTCAAGCACTTCAAGAGGGATGGATTAAAGGTGCAGGTCTTGATGTGTTTGAACAGGAACCGCTTCAGGAGAATCATCCTTTCAAAGAAATGAACAATGTCACCCTTGTCCCTCACATCGGTTCCGCTACTGAAACAACACGGGATCTTATGCTGAAACGAGCCATTCATAATGTGATTCATGGAATTGATGGCAAAGCCCCTATAGATATTGTGAAAGAGCTTGCTTGA
- the rapZ gene encoding RNase adapter RapZ has protein sequence MNTHKQEDIQLVIITGMSGAGKTVAIQSFEDLGYFCVDNLPPSLLPKFLELMKESNSKMSKVALVMDLRGREFFDSLIAALDEMSDLGWITPRILFLDANDKVLVSRYKETRRSHPLATTGLPLEGIAMERDLLEELKGRAQMIFDTSDLKPKQLREKIVAHFATSQGQVFTVNVMSFGFKYGLPIDADLVFDVRFLPNPYYIESMRPQTGNDEEVRSYVMKWSETQKFTEKLIDLLSFMLPSYKREGKSQLVIAIGCTGGQHRSVTLANYLSEYFKNDYYTHVTHRDIEKRSRK, from the coding sequence TTCAGCTTGTGATTATTACTGGAATGTCAGGTGCGGGGAAAACCGTTGCCATTCAAAGCTTTGAAGATTTAGGGTACTTCTGTGTAGATAACTTGCCGCCATCACTTTTACCTAAATTCCTAGAACTCATGAAGGAATCGAATTCGAAGATGAGCAAGGTTGCCCTTGTGATGGATTTGCGAGGACGTGAATTCTTTGACAGCTTAATTGCAGCCTTAGATGAAATGAGTGATCTTGGTTGGATCACACCAAGGATATTATTTCTAGATGCAAACGATAAGGTGCTTGTCTCAAGATACAAAGAAACGAGACGTTCGCATCCTCTTGCGACAACAGGTTTGCCGCTCGAAGGAATCGCGATGGAACGCGATCTGTTAGAAGAGTTAAAAGGCCGAGCTCAGATGATTTTTGATACATCGGATTTAAAGCCAAAACAGCTTCGAGAAAAAATTGTCGCGCACTTTGCCACAAGCCAAGGACAGGTGTTTACAGTGAATGTGATGTCCTTCGGTTTTAAATACGGTCTGCCGATTGATGCTGATCTTGTATTTGATGTAAGATTCCTGCCGAATCCTTACTATATTGAGAGCATGCGTCCACAGACTGGAAACGATGAAGAAGTGCGCTCCTATGTAATGAAATGGAGCGAGACACAAAAATTCACAGAGAAATTAATTGATCTTCTCAGCTTTATGCTTCCGTCCTATAAACGGGAAGGAAAAAGTCAGCTTGTGATCGCTATTGGCTGTACAGGTGGACAGCACCGATCAGTGACGCTAGCGAACTACTTATCGGAGTATTTTAAAAATGACTACTACACTCATGTCACTCACCGGGACATTGAAAAGAGAAGTAGAAAATAG
- a CDS encoding HPr family phosphocarrier protein has product MVEKTVTIQLKTGLQARPAALFVQEANRFGAEIFLEKDGKRVNAKSIMGLMSLAISSGVTVTLIADGADEQEAIDALTDFINQEN; this is encoded by the coding sequence ATGGTGGAAAAAACGGTCACCATCCAGTTGAAAACAGGCTTGCAGGCTCGTCCCGCTGCTTTGTTTGTACAGGAAGCGAATCGCTTTGGGGCTGAAATTTTTCTAGAGAAGGACGGAAAAAGAGTCAATGCGAAGAGCATTATGGGTCTCATGAGCCTTGCGATCAGCTCTGGGGTCACTGTTACACTGATAGCAGATGGTGCAGATGAACAAGAAGCCATTGATGCGTTAACGGATTTTATCAATCAAGAAAACTGA
- a CDS encoding arylamine N-acetyltransferase family protein, whose protein sequence is MMQSAFLQKIGYEGQSITFDDLPALLKKMAYTFPFENRSVLNKQSYALNQEGLNQHLIEGNRGGLCYDLNPLLYYVLKETGLAVQLVQGTVYNKEAGAWAIDGTHVAMTLNHHNERYLIDAGFGVNLPLQPVPFTEEWIKGASIRFRVKEEETEKGTHLLQLDRGEGAEIGYAFTLQEVSEPTLVQMRQEIYENEASPFNKRPLASKLTPTGRVIVTEEHVTTHEHEEVSKKPLPLPFDEYVKTLLPK, encoded by the coding sequence ATGATGCAATCAGCATTTTTACAGAAAATCGGATACGAAGGACAGTCCATCACCTTTGATGACCTACCTGCTTTATTAAAAAAGATGGCCTACACCTTTCCATTTGAAAATAGATCTGTGCTGAACAAACAATCCTATGCCCTGAATCAAGAAGGGTTGAATCAGCATCTTATTGAAGGAAACAGAGGAGGTCTTTGTTACGATCTCAATCCTCTTTTATATTATGTGTTAAAAGAGACAGGACTTGCTGTACAGCTCGTTCAAGGGACTGTGTATAACAAGGAAGCAGGAGCATGGGCAATTGATGGTACACATGTAGCCATGACGTTGAATCATCACAACGAACGGTATCTGATTGATGCGGGTTTTGGTGTGAATTTACCTCTCCAGCCTGTACCTTTTACGGAAGAATGGATCAAAGGAGCGTCTATTCGGTTTCGAGTCAAAGAGGAGGAAACCGAAAAAGGGACACATCTTCTCCAATTAGATAGAGGAGAAGGCGCTGAAATAGGCTACGCATTCACATTGCAAGAGGTGAGCGAGCCTACATTGGTCCAAATGAGACAGGAGATTTATGAAAATGAAGCCTCTCCTTTTAACAAAAGACCGCTTGCTTCAAAGCTTACACCAACAGGACGTGTCATTGTCACGGAGGAACATGTCACCACACATGAACACGAAGAAGTGTCGAAAAAACCGCTACCCCTTCCTTTTGACGAATATGTGAAAACCCTGTTGCCGAAGTAG
- a CDS encoding gluconeogenesis factor YvcK family protein — protein MTTLPKVVILGGGTGLSVLLRGLKTKPVDITAIVTVADDGGSSGRLRHDLNIPPPGDIRNVLAALSDVEPLVEDLFQHRFNKGNDLTGHSLGNLILAAMTNITGDFFHAVTEMSKVLNVRGKVLPAANSSVVLHAELENGQVVTGESKIPTYGERIKRVFLTPDTIEPLPESIQVIREADLIVIGPGSLYTSILPNLLVPHIGEEVIRSKAKKVYICNVMTQPGETLSYSAADHVQALNDHMVRPFIDTIFVNNKEIPEEIKAKYAEEQAQPVQFDTDVLKAMGLEVIPGEIITYDQHVIRHDTLKVAALLVDLLHKKK, from the coding sequence ATGACGACACTTCCAAAGGTGGTCATTCTTGGCGGGGGCACTGGCTTATCTGTTTTGCTCAGAGGGCTAAAAACAAAGCCAGTGGACATTACCGCTATTGTAACGGTTGCTGATGACGGAGGCAGTTCAGGCAGACTGCGCCATGATTTGAATATTCCGCCTCCAGGCGATATTCGAAATGTCCTTGCAGCTCTCTCTGATGTTGAACCGCTTGTAGAAGACTTATTTCAGCACCGTTTTAACAAAGGGAATGACTTAACAGGTCACTCTCTTGGCAACCTCATTCTTGCGGCCATGACAAATATAACCGGTGATTTTTTTCATGCCGTCACAGAAATGAGCAAGGTCTTAAATGTGAGAGGAAAAGTCTTGCCAGCAGCGAATTCAAGTGTTGTTCTACACGCTGAATTAGAAAATGGGCAAGTGGTAACAGGAGAATCAAAAATCCCAACCTACGGTGAGCGAATTAAACGAGTGTTCCTCACACCTGATACGATTGAGCCGCTCCCAGAATCGATTCAAGTCATTCGTGAAGCGGATTTGATTGTGATTGGACCAGGCAGCTTGTATACAAGTATCTTGCCAAACTTGCTTGTACCGCATATTGGTGAAGAGGTCATTCGCTCAAAGGCGAAAAAAGTGTATATTTGCAATGTCATGACGCAGCCAGGGGAAACGCTTTCCTACAGTGCAGCTGATCATGTGCAAGCATTAAACGATCATATGGTTCGTCCATTTATTGATACCATTTTTGTGAACAATAAAGAAATTCCAGAAGAGATCAAAGCAAAATATGCAGAAGAACAGGCACAGCCTGTACAGTTCGACACAGATGTACTCAAGGCAATGGGACTGGAAGTCATCCCTGGGGAAATTATTACATATGACCAGCATGTGATTCGTCACGACACGCTGAAAGTAGCCGCGCTGCTTGTCGACCTGCTGCATAAGAAAAAATAG
- the whiA gene encoding DNA-binding protein WhiA translates to MSFASETKKELTNLDVKDCCTKAELSALIRMNGSLSFSNRKLILDIQTENAAIARRIYTLLKKKYDVTVELLVRKKMRLKKNNVYIVRLVERAKTILEDLKILGEQFVFERNISEELVKKRCCKRSYMRGAFLAGGSVNNPETSSYHLEIFSLYKEHNDALCELMNQFHLNSKTLERKKGYITYMKEAEKITEFLSVVGAHNSLLRFEDVRIVRDMRNSVNRLVNCETANLNKTIGASLRQVENIQFIDEKIGLDALPDKLREIAKLRVDYQEVTLKELGEMVESGKISKSGINHRLRKLDQIAEQLRNGQAVTLK, encoded by the coding sequence ATGTCATTTGCATCCGAAACAAAAAAAGAGCTGACTAATCTGGACGTGAAGGACTGCTGCACAAAAGCAGAGCTTTCTGCCCTCATCCGTATGAACGGTTCATTATCTTTCTCTAATCGAAAATTAATTCTAGATATACAGACGGAGAACGCAGCGATCGCAAGGCGGATTTATACGCTGCTAAAAAAGAAATATGATGTCACAGTCGAGTTGCTCGTTCGTAAGAAAATGAGATTAAAAAAGAATAATGTGTATATTGTCAGACTGGTAGAACGAGCGAAAACCATTTTAGAGGATTTGAAAATATTAGGTGAACAATTTGTATTTGAGCGTAATATTTCAGAAGAGCTTGTAAAGAAAAGATGCTGTAAGCGCTCGTATATGAGAGGTGCTTTTTTAGCAGGCGGTTCTGTGAATAACCCAGAAACGTCTTCCTATCACCTTGAGATTTTTTCACTCTATAAAGAACACAATGATGCCCTTTGTGAGTTGATGAACCAATTTCATCTCAACAGTAAAACACTTGAGCGGAAAAAAGGCTACATCACATATATGAAAGAAGCCGAAAAAATCACTGAATTCTTAAGTGTTGTAGGTGCGCATAATTCACTTCTTCGCTTCGAAGACGTTCGGATCGTCCGTGATATGCGGAACTCCGTGAACCGGCTCGTCAATTGTGAAACAGCAAACTTGAATAAAACGATTGGTGCATCGCTCCGTCAGGTCGAAAACATTCAATTCATTGATGAAAAAATTGGACTTGATGCCCTGCCAGATAAGCTGCGTGAAATTGCAAAGCTAAGAGTCGACTATCAAGAGGTCACGCTAAAGGAACTGGGAGAAATGGTGGAAAGCGGTAAGATCAGCAAATCAGGCATTAATCACCGCTTAAGAAAGCTAGATCAAATTGCAGAACAATTACGAAACGGACAAGCTGTTACACTCAAATAG
- a CDS encoding ribonuclease: protein MLFSGFIPQQAYAETPLTPTATNETASIQLTSDVHTLAVINTFDGVADYLIRYKRLPDNYITKSQASALGWVASKGNLAEVAPGKSIGGDVFSNREGRLPSASGRTWREADINYVSGFRNADRLVYSSDWLIYKTTDHYATFTRIR from the coding sequence ATTCTGTTTTCTGGTTTTATTCCGCAGCAAGCCTATGCTGAAACACCACTTACACCGACCGCCACAAATGAAACAGCTTCTATTCAACTGACATCAGATGTCCATACTCTTGCCGTCATTAATACGTTTGATGGTGTAGCCGATTATTTGATTCGCTACAAACGACTGCCCGATAACTACATCACAAAATCACAAGCAAGTGCCCTTGGTTGGGTGGCGTCAAAGGGAAATCTAGCAGAGGTTGCCCCAGGCAAAAGCATTGGTGGAGATGTTTTCTCTAACCGGGAGGGGCGTCTTCCTTCAGCAAGCGGACGCACATGGCGTGAAGCAGATATCAACTACGTCTCAGGCTTCCGCAATGCTGACCGCCTCGTGTATTCAAGTGACTGGCTCATTTACAAAACAACAGACCATTACGCAACATTCACACGTATTCGATAA
- a CDS encoding beta-class carbonic anhydrase: protein MGSKLEQILQHNSEFVHERHYEPYKAGKFPEKKLVILTCMDTRLLELLPQSMGLRNGDAKVIKNAGAIVTHPFGSVMRSILLAIYELKAEEVCIVGHHECGMAGLAADPLLEKAKARGIEEKCLSIVKNSGVDLKGWLTGFDSVEESVSQSVKLVKEHPLMPSDVAVHGLVIHPATGKLDVVVKDKQIDAQYT, encoded by the coding sequence ATGGGATCAAAATTAGAACAGATTCTTCAGCACAATTCAGAGTTCGTACATGAGAGACATTATGAGCCTTACAAAGCGGGGAAATTTCCCGAAAAGAAACTCGTTATATTAACTTGCATGGATACACGTCTTTTGGAATTATTGCCGCAATCCATGGGACTGCGCAACGGTGATGCGAAGGTCATTAAAAATGCGGGCGCCATCGTCACACATCCTTTTGGCAGTGTGATGCGGAGTATTCTTCTAGCTATCTATGAACTAAAGGCAGAAGAGGTATGCATTGTAGGACATCATGAATGCGGAATGGCAGGTCTTGCGGCAGATCCTTTACTTGAAAAGGCGAAAGCGCGCGGTATTGAAGAGAAATGTTTGAGCATTGTGAAAAACTCAGGGGTTGATTTAAAGGGATGGCTGACAGGCTTTGATTCGGTTGAAGAGAGCGTGTCCCAAAGTGTGAAATTGGTCAAAGAGCATCCACTTATGCCAAGTGATGTGGCTGTTCATGGACTTGTCATTCATCCAGCAACGGGAAAGCTGGATGTCGTTGTGAAAGATAAACAGATTGACGCGCAGTATACCTAA